Proteins from a single region of Hermetia illucens chromosome 3, iHerIll2.2.curated.20191125, whole genome shotgun sequence:
- the LOC119652357 gene encoding peroxiredoxin-2 isoform X1 yields MSFVGRVLARNTKYPFQVSSLLRQTKFEPKRLIQTSSRLLACKVQQPAPDFQGVAVVGNDFKEIKLSDFKGKYLVLFFYPLDFTFVCPTEIISFSDRINEFKELGAEVVGVSVDSQFSHLAWINTDRKHGGLGKLNYPLLADITKQISLNYGVLLEKDGVALRGTFIIDPNGVLRQFSVNDLPVGRSVSECIRLIKAFQFVEKHGEVCPANWDPKENPDTIKPDVQKSKEYFNKHG; encoded by the exons ATGTCTTTCGTGGGACGCGTACTAGCCAGAAAT ACAAAATATCCTTTCCAGGTTTCATCTCTATTGCGGCAGACCAAATTCGAGCCGAAGCGCTTGATTCAAACAA GTTCCCGGCTCCTCGCCTGCAAGGTGCAACAACCCGCTCCTGATTTCCAAGGAGTTGCAGTCGTTGGGAATGATTTCAAGGAAATTAAACTATCCGACTTTAAGGGAAAGTATCTGGTGCTGTTCTTCTATCCATTGGATTT CACATTCGTTTGTCCCACTGAAATCATCTCGTTCAGCGATCGCATCAATGAATTCAAGGAGCTTGGAGCCGAAGTAGTTGGCGTATCGGTCGATTCGCAATTTTCACATTTAGCATGGATCAACACCGATCGAAAACATGGCGGTTTAGGGAAGTTGAACTATCCACTTTTGGCCGATATTACAAAACAAATCTCACTCAATTATGGAGTTCTTCTCGAAAAAGATGGAGTCGCATTACGAGGAACTTTCATAATTGATCCTAATGGTGTCTTGCGACAGTTCTCCGTAAACGATTTACCAGTTGGCCGATCGGTTAGTGAATGTATACGATTGATAAAGGCTTTCCAATTTGTAGAAAAGCACGGAGAAGTGTGTCCAGCCAATTGGGATCCCAAGGAAAATCCAGACACCATTAAGCCGGACGTACAAAAATCCaaagaatatttcaataaaCATGGTTGA
- the LOC119652357 gene encoding peroxiredoxin-2 isoform X2: MSFVGRVLARNVSSLLRQTKFEPKRLIQTSSRLLACKVQQPAPDFQGVAVVGNDFKEIKLSDFKGKYLVLFFYPLDFTFVCPTEIISFSDRINEFKELGAEVVGVSVDSQFSHLAWINTDRKHGGLGKLNYPLLADITKQISLNYGVLLEKDGVALRGTFIIDPNGVLRQFSVNDLPVGRSVSECIRLIKAFQFVEKHGEVCPANWDPKENPDTIKPDVQKSKEYFNKHG; the protein is encoded by the exons ATGTCTTTCGTGGGACGCGTACTAGCCAGAAAT GTTTCATCTCTATTGCGGCAGACCAAATTCGAGCCGAAGCGCTTGATTCAAACAA GTTCCCGGCTCCTCGCCTGCAAGGTGCAACAACCCGCTCCTGATTTCCAAGGAGTTGCAGTCGTTGGGAATGATTTCAAGGAAATTAAACTATCCGACTTTAAGGGAAAGTATCTGGTGCTGTTCTTCTATCCATTGGATTT CACATTCGTTTGTCCCACTGAAATCATCTCGTTCAGCGATCGCATCAATGAATTCAAGGAGCTTGGAGCCGAAGTAGTTGGCGTATCGGTCGATTCGCAATTTTCACATTTAGCATGGATCAACACCGATCGAAAACATGGCGGTTTAGGGAAGTTGAACTATCCACTTTTGGCCGATATTACAAAACAAATCTCACTCAATTATGGAGTTCTTCTCGAAAAAGATGGAGTCGCATTACGAGGAACTTTCATAATTGATCCTAATGGTGTCTTGCGACAGTTCTCCGTAAACGATTTACCAGTTGGCCGATCGGTTAGTGAATGTATACGATTGATAAAGGCTTTCCAATTTGTAGAAAAGCACGGAGAAGTGTGTCCAGCCAATTGGGATCCCAAGGAAAATCCAGACACCATTAAGCCGGACGTACAAAAATCCaaagaatatttcaataaaCATGGTTGA